The DNA sequence CGTGGCCGCTGTTACCAGCACCTAAACAAATGGAAATATAAGCCAAAAAATACGGTTTAACTTACGTAATAACGTTGCGTCCtttggcgctctttaggggagggctatgtccagcagtggactgatactgatgatgatgatgattacgtaataaaattttagtcactcgcgcgacatgtatGTTGTATGACATGTATTTTTTGGCTTGAGTTAGTATGACtgacgacagtttaaattcaatgAAGGTATACTTGCTATCAGAAGGACCGTCAAGTTCAAATCCATTTGTAGCAGCTGTCCGACTGGCAGTGATAGCTTATGTGCCAACGACAACTTTTTCTCTAGAGTGCAAAGACAATTTCGCTCATCTACTCATTTCTGGTCTATAGAGTAGGCCAGATAAATTGATAGACGATAATCGcaaattaaaatacattttagcAGCAATGCTGGCCCTCCTCTTTTCTTAAATTTTCTGGCCCCCCTTTAGGGCAATGTAATTACTTCGCTgttaagaattatttttaaaatcatttGTCACAAGTCATGCAAAATCAAGGTCAAAATCGTAGGGAAATAACAAAATtcagagaagaagaagaagaagaagaaatacatttattttaacgtcacaACATACAGATACAGAGAATACGTAAGTACCTCGCCCCGATGCAGTCTCGTCCGTATGGTCTCATAGAGGGCGTCACTGTTGAAATCCGGCTCGCTGCGGATCGCACACCGCTCCGGAATCCAGCCGGTCAGTGCGTGCAGATCTATATTCTGTGACAAATATGACTCATTGGGTTATCCAAGTACGTCAAGCTAACACGAATACGAATTTCAAGTTATTACTTGACCCAATGTTTGACTGGTAGAAAAGGCACTAAGTTATATTAAACAAGAAATTTTGTACAAGTTTATAGTGTTATTATTTTGAAAGCGTAGGTACGTAtgtaattcaattcaattcaattcaatatttttatttcgaattaaaaaaaatccatattATTGTTAGAACAAGCAACACTTATAAATCTATATTAGTAATAAAAAgaacataaaaacaaacaaaaataattacttatttacaaCTAAAAGCGGCGTGGTGCGGCGACCGGCGGCGCGTGCAGCCGCACCCAGCGCGCGAACATAGGCGAGTCCCAGCGCTGCGCCAGCACGTTTAGAATACTGTTTGGGCTGTGGCGAAGACGGTCGACTAATGACGCACACCGTTTTCTAATTATTGCGTCGAAACTATCGGTGTGCGCCTCGGCAAACATAGTTGACGCGCTACAGTAACGCGGCAGCCCAAACAGCACTCTAAACGCGTTATTGTATTGTACGCGAAGGGCGCTGTATGCCCGCTGCGTAAAGCTGACCCACAGATTGCACGTGTAGAATGTTTGGTAATGGGCAATGACTCTTGGGTCACTGTTGAGGAATAATGTAATAGTACCTAACTTAACTATCACACGGAAATCGGTAGTGAGGAAATAACATTTATCACAATACTCGTTGTCTCTCGGGTCACAAGTCTCAACAAAGACATCCccacatttttttttgcattaaacAATTTTCATGGACAACCGCTAATTTGTTTATATAGCCTTAATCAATTTCTAGTGTTCTTATTAAATAGTTATCCTAATATTCTTACAAATAACTCTCTGCAATCATCGAAATCCGTTCacgttatttttttgtttgcaaAAATCTAAACGTCCAAACAAACTTTCACATCTATAATCTGTAGGTATGATAGATATGTACTCACACTATTTGACCCAGGGAAGTCATATCCACCCATGACCTTCATATAGGCCTTCTCAAGTAGCGACACCCAGAATTCATTCTTATTGCTCGAGTACGAACACAACAGGCGGCCGTAACGGCTGTATGGTAACCGATCGTCGATAATGATCTGAAAACAAATCAATATTCGGTGTAGTAGACTAAATTGTCAGTACAATACGGCGTGAAattcaaaatttgtatgggagatTGATTCTCCGCTCCTAAATTTTTCAAATCTACCGCCTTGTTCTACTGAGAAAGATGACTTGCCAGACTACAGTCATTATCTGTCGGGACAAGGTGGTCCAGATTTTACACTATTTTTACActatatctatatttttttagaattagaaaaaacttcacagaagtaagcttgtggttccaaatcggATATAAACTGCACGCTTCCTGTGGAGTTCTtaatctaatgctaaaaaaaactaagtatatttttatatacaccgtgaaattttagtggttgttttcccgcggcagggcgatttgctatcggtagtactttcgaattatgatagacaaacttataaataaattgttttccgaaaaaaaaaattacaaaaaaataacctaaactcgaacaagcgaaaaacaatagtaacacactaaaactgcaagtcgacgacagttcccgatattgtaaacagataaacaaataaacaagcatatgttacttttttaaactgtgtaacaggctagagtgctttactgtttgacaacaaaattaaaatttacctacttagactgttccttcactcggagtaattaacaatggagccgccattaacaggcgttcccctctgtcgaaaataggcggccaatggtcaacctcatgtcaaccatatgtatggactgacgtttatctgacatgacgtacctatacatttgatgttcccctcccccgcaaaaaacggcagactattttgtaccgaaaattttagacatggcgtctccattggttatatcctccaaggttCCTTCACGataaacagttgaaataaaacctttttattagtttgatctTGCCATTactttgtgtcaactttggtaaatcgaataattacatcctcttcgcttattaaactaatgtgataagatcctgtcaatgtcatcactgctatttctagtaaaatggatcgacattacgaatattctaatttagagtacgtcgcgatggtgcagctgtacgctagggctaactacgactcccacgccgcccggcgactttacgcggaaccggaccatttacagtcgctgcgtcttcgggggattttaaacccccaagttccacacggacgaacaattgtcgccgcaacacagcggctgtttaaccacgggcagtttcaaacgccagcacgaGCCCACCTTGATGCCGTGTTTCCCCTCCGCTGGATTGGGCGTGCTGGGCCCGTGCCTTGGCCAGCGAGAAGCCCGGACCTTACTCCGTTGGACTTTTATTTGTGGTCTGAGCTAAAGCGCCTAGTGTACCAGCGGGAATACGAAAATCGAGAAGCGTTAATAGTGGCAATAACTGACGCTTTCGATGTTATTAGACGTGACAGAGACACACTAATATCattgaaacaaaatcaaattaaacGTGCcagattgtgtattgaacgtggcggattgcagttcgaacaattattgcggtatcgggaagtttaagtgtttgtttaagtttttgatcattaaaagcttgatcttaacttgttatgtttacttttaaggatctgcaagctaactgcacgtaaaatgtgtgaaggaaaaataattggaacgactttttaggttattttgtttcattcactcaaaagaattaggtagataccactgcagtgctactactggtgttaggtcactttcgagtttcgttcgacacatttataaatctggcatttcttaacattatttaaaaaaaaattacacatcgactgtatatcgatagcagaatcatttcgttgcgggaaaacaaccactaaaatttcacggtgtagaATTATAATGATTAATTCAGGTGAGTGTATAAGCTTTATGAAGCTGATCAACTTAATAATACATCCCTAATCATACGAACTAACCTTTCTCCTAACTCCGTTAAGATGTAACTTGACCATATATTTCCCAAACGGGTTGTACACAGGATCCTTGTTCTTATTTTTCGGATAAATGATGGATGTTATGATTTTCTTGTTGAACCGTTTCTCGTAGAGGGCGCTGACGGCGAGGGAGGCCACAAATGAACAGTCTGACACTATCTGGAAAAGTCAAGGGCAAAATATAAAACACTCAGACTATCATAAATAACTACCCCGAACTGATAATCTGGTCCAACATAAGTAAACTTATTGTCATATTCCAGCGCCCAAAGGTCAAACTCACTAGCTTATTTGCAAGGTGATTGTACAAAAATTAATTTCTATTACACTTTGCATTCCGTTTCAAGAATGATGACACTTTCTTTTGTAACACTCGGCCATCCCGCCTAAAAACCTGTCCTCTAACTAAGCAATTTGTCTATTATTAGTATACTTTTGCCTtgattgtagttttatttatgtaattttatactACTTACGGTTTGTTTAATACTGAAACAGTCAACGTGGTCGCCGACTATCATCTTGGGGTCAGTGCAAATCTCGTGCGGTCGCACCCAGCGTTCGAACTCGCTGGCTTGCTTGGACGACAGCTTTAGCTCGCTCGCTCGGTCTTCGAAGGGAATCGCGTACTGGAACCtgtaaaacaaaaaagaaagtaGTGGCAGGTGTACCCGGAGGGAGAGTTTTGAGGGTTCAGACACCGAAATATTCAAAATGTTACATGAATAGTAGTAGCATTTATGTGTTGTTCTTTGCTGCAGCCACCACCCGCACCTACTAGTAATCAATCGCAGAGAGCTGCAGCTCAATCAAAGTCTGCGGCAGTCAGGCAATGCATGTGGCTCCTTCACGCTTCACATTATGGAGGGAAGCAAGTTGAGCAATTTTCAACTTATACAACGTAAATGTTCCGCTATAATATATTTAGTAAATACATTGTACCTAAAAAACCTCACCTTTCTGAAAGATCAATATCCATGAACGGCAGAAAGCAGTTGTTGTTTATGTTTGATGTCTGCCGCAGAACCTCTTTCTCCTCATTTGTGTAAACCTGCTTACCGCTCACCTTTAAGTGAACACTCTGTTCTCTTTGGAGCTGGGCTTTGTTTGGTGCTGAAAACATGTAGCTAAATCAAAACAAAATTGTGCCACTATTGTAAATATATTGAATACCGTGCACAAAAAAGCCAAGGTTCAAGCTGGacctatatacctacatgataCACAAGACAACTTTTAACCCTCTTTCCACAAATATTTCATTGTTAAGCCATAATTAGGTTACATGGAGTATTCTTTCATCCTATGTATAATAAGAATTTgacgaaattaacataaatgaTAATACATTTAGGTATTATCAATTACGGTACGGTCCGGTCATCGACCATCAGTGGTATTATGGTATTGTAATACTTACGCGGCCTCTTTGGGTCGTTTAGCGACATGGCTCCTATTTTGTTGATCCCTTTCAACTCCTCAGCTCGATCCAGCGCCTGTCTCGCCAAATTCTTTACTTTAGTCTGTATGTCTGGGTCACTTGATTTCTGAAATTATCATCGATAATTGTAAACTATTGTTTTTTATACAACTTATATTGTTAATAATAGTAATATTTGTCTGTtttaatcttattatattattatagcaCACAAGACAACATAAATGATATTGATAAAACACGAAATTGAGATTACAATGACCTAAGTACTTttcttgttttttaattttgagaCTTTCTATAATactagtaggtattttttttaatttacaatcTTAATGTTAACTTCATATAATAAAACTTGACatctttataattataacaatttaatttctttcaagaataataataattgcaCTACAAGTTGGTTTTGCCACTAATGATTTGAAAGTACTATGTCTAACTATGTGAATTGTTTCAATCTTGAATTAATCATGTCAACATACTACAGTAACTGCCAGCTCCACAGCCTGTGTGTATAACTGCAGTGCCAGATCCTCAAGTCCAGCTTCGTCCGCATCCAGAGCCTGCTGCAGGAGGAAGTAGCATTGCTGCAGCCCTCGCTCGCTCTCTGCTTGCCGTGCATTGTCTGAAATAAGGCACATGAGATGACACCAAGTTTGACTATAACTACCTAACACTTTCAACTGAAACTGAATTGAGATTTGCTAACTTAAAAGCAAATTCTGTTAAATGTTAAATTTAAACTCACTCAATGTGtttaaattaaacatttaaCTGTAACTCTCACAATCATATCAGACTGGATGTAAAGGGTTCAAaaggtttaaaaataatattaaatattttacacaTATTACAAACTTCGTGGAGAAAAGAGTTTCATAAATCTTAAACAtagcaaaataataaatagcatACATTTCTATTGATTAATCTGTATATCTAGGACCTTACATTTATTGTAGTTCTATAATAAGAATGTAAAAAATCTAAGTACAAATTTTTATTAGTatgaccaggcgtggctcactccgcgatttcgtcgctttgctacaggtagctagaaGTACATCCgatccaccccaattttggggaaagccatataAGCCCATACAAACAGTGCTATGAAAATCTTAGGCCGCAATTTGCAGTAAACAAACAGTGCTATGAAAATCTTAGGCCAGATAACGGTTCATAAACCGTTCTTAAATCAATAAAAATCGTTCCGACACTCATGCTTGCGTGAGTCATCAACACACAATGCATGGTCCAATGATGTTGACAAAAACGCACTGGATTGAAACCTGTgttaattcataaaatatacacCTGCGTGTAAATTACCTTTTTGTTCCTGCAAGAGGGTAGCTCTCTGAAGATATTGTCGTACTTTATCACGTAGTTCTGTTTGCCGTTCTGGAGGAACTTGATCGCGAACCCTATCCAATAATCTCGCTGCTGTTCTGTAACATTCTACCGCTTTATCTACCTGTCCTGCTTGATCGAATGTAACAGCAAGCGACGCTGCCTCCGTAGCGTTTACAAAATCACTCATTTTATCTATATTAGCATCTGCAATCTTAAtttaatgttataaattaaaatgcaTCCTCAGCTTGACCcacaaaaacaattattttgcagttttgacacttttgacactgacggcCTTGAGACGTTTTTCGAAACGATATTAAACTTTGCAACATATTATAATTTCCTGAGTTTGTTCTTTTTTGTAATAGTAAAGTCTCTCAGCTTATAATCAAAAGAATGTTACGCAAAATTCCTAGAATTCTAGCCATTTATCTTAGAGTGGCTCTTCTGTTACATACATTGCGCATTGTTGCGCAAATGCGCAACGTCGTAAGAACAAAATTTGTATAGTCTGTGGTAGCGCTGCAGCTGTCAAATCAAATTGTCAATGTCAAGCAACAAAAGTTCCAATACAATCACTGAAATAATAATGAAACCCAATACAATCGATACGAATTTAAATGGACTTTAAATCACTTTTTAAACTAACAACGCGCCAAATTGTCGTGTTCTTCTTTACTTGACTATTGTTATGATTAATTGCGAAGATGTTGAAGCTATGGAAGTATTGCAAGCGTGTCGCTGCTGCCTGCTACGACCGCCAGACAAGGGTCTCAAAACTCTGTACACACATCTCGGCAAAACTGAGATATATTCTGATATGCTCACCGATTGCTTCAATGTagatgtaaatataagtttattAATCCATAAGCTTCTGTATTTATAATGTTTCCTACTATATCTctctttctttatttattttaaagatcgaAATCATAATTAGGTCATTGTTGTGTAAAATTGTAGATAGGTAGTACATTTTAGCACGTTGTTTAAAGAAGTTTTCTTGCATAGTCATTGGTTTAATCTCATTTCTGGCTCCTACTGGTGTCTTCAATCTGCCTATAAGTATAAGTAGTAAAtgtgtttataaaataaaagattcATATTGATGAGGTATACTATTGTGCAACACTATGGTTTTACTCGGTAATTAGTACTACTATTTTTGTTTGCAGCTTACCCTAGGCAATGATGATTGTGGCATCTGTGAGATGTGTGTGTGCTGTCTCCGGAATGTGAGTGACTTCAAACAGCAAGTGAAGCGCAGCCAGAAAGAGCTGCAGGTTTGCATGGAGAAAGTATTGCATAGAAAAAGTAGGCTATTTATGTTCCCTTTTGATTATTGCTGTACCTATAAGGTAGCATATTTCATTTGTGATTTGTTGATTGCATTTGTTCTTAAACTAAAAAGAAACATGATCCAATATGCAATACCAAACGACATTACAACAACAGAGCAGTTGGTTTTTTTACACTATTTATACTTTCTATTGGTAAAAccaaatgaaaataaacatttttgtacaataaaattgcaaaagtttttaattttatgaaataCCTCTTAgattttgcatacatatatttgtaacataattatattataacataatataattcatatttgtTCTAGACGAAAAAGCCCTCAAATCTGAGATGTCTCATGAAGACACGTCAATAGATGAAGCTATGCTACGTAAGTATCAACTCTCAAAAGTCATGAGTCATTAAATCTGACAAGGTTGTATCATCTTTGTTTGGTTTTAAGATTGTTACTCatatagttttgttttattcccAGGAGATGAGCCCGCTGTTAAGATGGAGAAGTGTGATGACCGAGAAAGCTATGGTGACTTAGCATCAAGTAAGTACAGATACTGAGCCTTTTTTGGTAAACATCCCCATGTTTGAATTTTATTCGGGATATGTTTATAACAACTCATTTAGAGGTTTGTAATTGTGTTGTGTGGCTTGCGTTGTGTTGTTGTTACCTTTGTTTCATAGAAAACAAATAACAAGATATAAAATAGAAATCTCCGAAAATCATATTTGTCTGTTCATGCATGTAATGTACTatacaattaattttttttttcttctagaTAATGTCACTTAGACTGACTTAAAAACCTTATAATTGGCGCTATTTATACGCCTAAACAGTCATTATCGTTATAAATGGTAAAGTAAAAACCCTttagaaaactagttttaattaGGGACAACACATTTTCATTGAAGAAGCATTTCTACGGTAATATGTTCGGGTAATTAGTTGAACCcgaagttttatatttattgaatgAAAAATGTATTGCAAACATGGATGCCTAACAAAACTTATACGCGAGTATACatcatttatttatgttattttagtacaatttactttgattttaatttacacgatttgattttgattttactTACATATTctgttgtttattttatttattcagt is a window from the Cydia fagiglandana chromosome 13, ilCydFagi1.1, whole genome shotgun sequence genome containing:
- the LOC134670383 gene encoding calpain-7-like, giving the protein MSDFVNATEAASLAVTFDQAGQVDKAVECYRTAARLLDRVRDQVPPERQTELRDKVRQYLQRATLLQEQKDNARQAESERGLQQCYFLLQQALDADEAGLEDLALQLYTQAVELAVTVKSSDPDIQTKVKNLARQALDRAEELKGINKIGAMSLNDPKRPPPNKAQLQREQSVHLKVSGKQVYTNEEKEVLRQTSNINNNCFLPFMDIDLSERFQYAIPFEDRASELKLSSKQASEFERWVRPHEICTDPKMIVGDHVDCFSIKQTIVSDCSFVASLAVSALYEKRFNKKIITSIIYPKNKNKDPVYNPFGKYMVKLHLNGVRRKIIIDDRLPYSRYGRLLCSYSSNKNEFWVSLLEKAYMKVMGGYDFPGSNSNIDLHALTGWIPERCAIRSEPDFNSDALYETIRTRLHRGEVLVTAATGTLSDADAERTGLVPAHAYAVLDVRIANGVKLLKLKNPWSHLRWRGNYSELDTHHWTHDLRSQLNYDPDSAAQYDNGVFWIDYASILNFFDVFYLNWNPDMFQYTYCIHQKWDAGNGPVKDAYNIGENPQFSLHVHGKGAVWLLLTRHITQIDDFRDNKEYITLLVYKNNGKRVYYPYEPPPHIDGVRINSPHYLCKIIVGDASADKYTLVVSQYEKSRTIYYTLRAYATCPISMEKLESYRHTKTISGEWVGRSAGGCENHRDTYKNNPRIYITVPESRVPCRVVAQLKGPKQYQMGMDARVESISDPNVTAPFVKESSGAYRSGFVVLELPVLPAGRYVITPSTYYPGQEGPFILELRSTIELACEARG